The Gadus macrocephalus chromosome 12, ASM3116895v1 genome segment ATGttgatgtgcgtgtgcacgttgtTGATTTGCATGTTCTAAATGCTGAGTGTACGTGCACAGTGCTGAAGTTTGCCTGCACAGGGCTGAGGTGCacgtgcacggtgctgatgtgcacgtgcacggtgctgatgtgcctgattatattattattattcatcttttttgttttgcaaggCTGACCGCAGTGGCGCTGCTGATCCAGCGGTTGTGCTGCGCTCCTGTTTTcggggaaacactgcatgcaagggggggggggggggggggggaaacactcACTCAGCCTCATTATAAGTGAATCAGCAGTCTCCTATGAAGGCACCATAACAGAGCCCACAACAGGCGCACCATCTCCGCAGTGGCCGGACCATTAGCCCCGACCTGGGGATGGATCTGGGAGACGCAGGCCCGTAGGCCTGGAGAAAGCCCCACTCCTAAACCAATAATGATTATTTTATAGCTCCTGCTTGGCGCGTTCCGTCAGACACGAGGGCTGCTGGGGCTCCCgtccagatccccccccccccccccccgggctgggggggagggggggagggggggggctggctcctcctccctctccccacacTTTAGAAACCAAGATGGTCTCTAATAGCCTGAGAGCTATGGAATGGAGGGACCTGGCGGGACTTGGGTCTTAACGGAGACAGTGTCGACGGggcgatagagagagggagagagagagggagagagagagagagggagggggagagagagagacagagagagggaggagagagagagagagagagagagagagagagagagagagagagagagagagagagagagagagagagagggagggagagagagacagagagagagggagggagagagagagagagagagagaacaagggagacaggCTGAAACGAGAGAGGGCCGGGGGGGTTAGTGCAGGTTATTGGAGGTAAATGAGATAATGCGAAGAGGGGAAGTGATGAAAGCAGGCTAGCAGGGCAGTTTTGGGAAACAGTCGGAACGATGAGAGACTGGGGGGGCAAATGTTTCCACGTAACTCGTTGCCAGCCGGTCCTCTATGCAGTCGTGTTTACTTTCTCAATGTTTAATGACTGATAGGCCGATCGATATACATTACACAAGGCCTGCACCTAACCCTGTCCGACCCGGGGAGGGGATTCTAGGGGGACCTGGCTTACAGGGGGGGGCGCGCCTTCCACGGACCCATCTCGTCTGACAGCAGGGCACAGAGATGACCTTCTGTACTCTGCAGTGTTCACCTGGACGTTTGGCTGTAACGCGCTGAAAGCTGGGCCGCCGTCGTGTCCACTCTGGTCTACCTGTGATCGAATCAAACAGGCTAGCAAAATGTCTCCGAAGAAAAGAGATAAGTGACTGATTGTCCTACGTCGCCGGTCGACACTCTCTGTTCGACTGATAGAAGGACTCCCGATAGGTTGATTGGACAATGGAATCACAGGTCACACGCTGGAAAGAACAGTGATCACGTTGGACTACAGTACACTAAagttcactaaccctaaccctgtgagGCAGGGGAAAAAGTGTGTCGGTAATCACAGATCAAACCCCAtgcaccccatcaccatttgAAGGCGTTTAATCTCAGACCGCCTATCTCAGATTGGATCAGTTGAAACGACAACTATTACGATTCCGTCAATTAGTATGATAGCATAGAATACAATTACATTAAATTANNNNNNNNNNNNNNNNNNNNNNNNNNNNNNNNNNNNNNNNNNNNNNNNNNNNNNNNNNNNNNNNNNNNNNNNNNNNNNNNNNNNNNNNNNNNNNNNNNNNGACAACTATTACGATTCCGTCAATTAGTATGATAGCATAGAATACAATTACATTAAATTATATGACTTAAAATTCAAACATGCTATAGTATATTGTCAAAAAATTGTGACAGGAATCGCCTCATTACTTGTGACCCCTGCGAAGTTCAGTTTGTCCGCCCCCCTTCagatactttcaaaataaacattacattaCCGCCGAAATAACCCCATCAAAAACTCGGGCTATCTTAAGTAGACATTATGGTTCAACAGTACCGCAGCGTCACAGAAAACGAACAGTGCTCAGAGTTCAGAATGCCAAAGTAAAGAGTGAGGGCAATGAGTGatgctgcagacatccaccgcAGACATCGACCACTGCTCCgatggagctccacacatccacaagcAGCGTGGCATTAAACATAAGTGCCCTGGAAGCTTAGCCCTCTCTGGGGTGCTTCCGCACAGACGGTGAAATAGTGTGGCGAGTGGCGGTTTGCGGATGAGGGGGATCAGGACGCTTCGGAAACGCTGTTTTTTACGGTCGTTTGACTGTCTGATAACTAAAAGCAGGCGATCATTCTTTCGGAGTAAGTGCGGGTCCAAACACCAAAACGGTAAAGATACCGCATTGCAAGTAAACACAAGTGAAGTGGTCCGACCCTCTTTCATCCACTGTTTGGTCTTCGTCGACCTCATCACTACGGGGGGTCGCGGTACTCAGGTCGCGGTAAGGGGAACTCGTGTCGCCGACATTGTTACTGCGATTTCCATGCAGAGCTTCGGTGGGTGCTTGCGTGTACGTCGCCAAGCACCGTCGTGGCCTAATGTGTTCAGCTTGAACACTGCATCACACTGACTCAGGTGGGGCGGCTGAGTCAGTGATCGATGCCGTTAAATGTGTATCGGAAACGCATTTCAAAAACGCCATTATCCCGGCGGGTTTTATTGCGGttgatattaatattgattTAGCGTCCGCCCCTGTCTCGGCTAGGACTCCTATCTGCGATAACGGCGGTATAGAAGGTGACCCGGGCGAGAACCCTGAGCCAACAGCTGAACTCAGCGGATCAGCACTTTCCAATCCGGTGTTCCAGTTCAATCCGAGGCCTTGGTGCTGTTACACTGGTCTGCACGGTTAACTTTGGACAGGCCATTCTTAACCTTTATTCAACACGCCGAGGAACGGATGAGCTTCCTGTTTACGATCCTTCTCAACCTGAACTAACACCACACCTCCCCGCGTGGCCCACCTCAGCCCGTCCAACTCCGTTTGCCGCTGAACCCCCCCTCACGTGACACACACAGCTAGACTGTGTACGTCTCGGGGCCTGGACTCGGGACTCCTGTCCTATCACCcggactgctcccgacgagctggctgtcgcctttgcgttggttgacaccgccgtcggtggggTGAATGTGCTGCATGAATGGGGTGAATGGAAGGGCAATGATTGTAACGCGCTTTGcagtggccgctggttagaaaagcgctatatgtTGGGGCGCCCCCCGCCCCGTTAGCCTCGCGTACCCAGTAAGGCCCCAGTCCTGATcacagcgacccgggttcaTTGTCCGGTCCttggctgcatgtcctcccctctctcatcccATACAGTCCTCTCTATCTCAATCTTTAATAAAGGATAAAACTGCAAACATAAAACTCTGCTGTCTGTATAAATGCGGTCCACTTACCCATTTGCCcccttcactcccccccccgccccccgccctccaGACTGGAAGAGCGGCATGTCGGTGCCCCCGGACATCGCCATCGCCTACCTGATCCAGGGCAGCTTCTACGGCCACTCCATCTACGCCACGGTGTACATGGACGCCTGGCGGAAAGACTCGGCCGTCATGGTGGGTGCACCACGTCATCACGCTGGGccctcatctccttctcctacGCCCTTCAGGTGGCGGAGactagggggggcggggggggggagttgagtCCAAGCTGATTGGGTCTTGGTTCATCCAAAATGTCCGCTGACTACCTGTAGGCAATCCAGAGCGAGATGCTGTCACTCCGACCTCCGGCATTTAGTGTTAAATAGTTATTATTAAAAACACTCGGGGCAATATGGGATTTACAAATATATCTGGCTTGTCAGCCGACTGCATTCAGCGCCCTGGGTTAGGCTGGGATCAGATCTGGCCGTGTTCTGCACCAAACACGAGGTTTATGCCCACCCAGGTGATGCCATAATGATATTAAGGCAACGATCACTGTTATGGGATAAAATTAGCCGTATTAACAGATCGTTCAGGCTGCCTGCTCTCGGCCCTCAGACTCTGTGTTTAAACCATATCGCATCATCAATGTTTAGTCTGTAGGCTGAAAGAGGAACAGGAAACGTGATCCAGCCACGATGCAAAACGCTCTCTGCCTGCGCCGCGGTATCGAAGGGCAAATTAAATGGGCAATCTGTTGCAGACAAAAGCCATCTATGTATCGATTTATAGgttaatttgtttttattatacaCCACATTGCAAGGCCACCCTCACAGACCTTTACAGTGGAGCGGGTCAGAAACACCACACTGCTAAAGACTCATGGGGGTGGATGCTAAAGGAAGCTACAGACTCAGGGTAGATGCTAAAGGAAGTTACAGACTCAGATGCTAAAGGAAGCTACAGAGTCAGGATATGCTAAAGGAAGTTACAGACTCAGGATAGATGCTAAAGGAAGCTTCAGACTCAGAAAGATAGATGCTAAAGGAAGCTACAGACTCAGGGTGGATGCTAAAGTCAGCTTCAGACTCAGAAGGGGTAGAGGCTAAAGGAAGCTTCAGACTCAGGGTAGATGCTAAAGGAAGCTTCAGACTCAGAAAGATACGATGCTAAAGGAAGCTACAGACTCAGGGTGGATGCTAAAGTCCGCTTCAGACTCAGAAGGGTAGATGCTAACGGAAGCATCAGACTCAGATGCTAAAGGAAGCTTCAGACTCAGGATAGATCCTATAGGAAGCTTCAGGACTCGGATTTATGCTAAAGGAGCTTCAGACTCAGGATTTATGCCTAAAGGAGGCTTCAGACTCAGGATAGATGCTAAAGGAAGCTACAGGACTCAGGTTAGATGCAAAAGGAAGCTACAGTCTCAGAAGGCAATATGCAAAGGAAGCTACAGACTCGAAGGATATATGCAAAAGGAAGCTACAGACTCAGAAGGAGTATATGCAAAAGGAAGCTACAGACCTGCCAGAAGGATAGATGCTAAAGGAAGCTACAGACTCAGAAGGATAGATGCTAAAGTAAGCTAGCCGACTCTAGCAGGATAGATGCTAAAGGAAGCTACAGACTCAGAAGGAGATGTTGAGTCTGTGTTCCGTGCTTCTCGCCTCCCGTCCAGGTACCACAACGTGGGCGTGCTGGTGCTCTATCCTCGCATCGACATCGCATCAGCTGGTGTTCACCAAGCTCAACGTGTACCTGAAGTCCCCGGGGAGGGAGCTACTACCTGCTCAACGGACATCCTGTCCAACATGGGCTCCGTGAGCTTCAGCATCACCTGGTGAGTGGGCCGGACAGGGCCGGAGCCCGCGGGGGGGTGTTTTAGGTTTCAAATTAGGCTGTTGTACCTCTCGGGACGGATTTGCATTCAAAGGGGAGAGCAAGCAAGGGAGGCTTTGAGGTGCCGTGAGCTCTGATCGATGCCGGGTGTGCAGTTTCTTATCATTTGCCAAATTTAGAAGCGCacctgtgttttttattttctgtacTATCAGTCTcgatcattctctctctctctcgctctctctctctctctctctctctctctctctctctccctgtctctctctctctctctcctctctctctctcgctcctctctctctctctctctctctctctctctctctctccctctctctcccctctcctcccacccctttcactgcttctctctctctatgtctgtttgtctgtccgcCTCTCTCAGTCTCACTTGTGCTCTCTTCCACTCCACTCTTCAGCCCACTCTCCCCTCTCAATGCCTTTCAATGTCCATCGAGGTCAGACTCTCCCTCTACCTGTCAGAGCGGTCGTGTGTCAGCGTGGCCGGACTGTCCCACCGTCCTGACCTTAAGGCCGGCTTCCCACCTCTCTTCGTCCCCCCCATCAGGTTCTGGTTCCGGCTGTACTGGTTCCCCCTGAAGGTGCTGTACGCCACCTGTGTCTCCAGCCTGCAGTCGGTCCCTCACATccccttctacttcttcttcaaCGCCCTGCTGCTGGCGCTGCTGCTCATGAACATCTACTGGTTCCTGGTGAGACGCAACGGAACGAAACACTGTCTGCACGTTGAGTTGGGATGAACGTCAGCTGGGATGTAGTGAAGTGTTCTCTTATCTGCTTATTCTTTGATTGCGCTGACTTACGAATCCTTATGAGGATTCATGGGGTAAATGTGTCGTTTTGTGTTTGAGAAGAGAACCAGTGGATTATCGGTGCCGATGGACGGAtacgctcaaacacacaaaaaaacacacacactcactcacacactcacacactcactcattcactcactcactcactcactcactcactcactcaaacactcactcaaacactcactcactcactcactcactcactcactcactcactcactcactcactcactcactcactaagtcactcactcactccctcactcactcactcactcactcactcactcactcactcactcacacacacacacacacacacaagcgccgAGTGTGCAGACCAAGTGTCTCCGGATGGTCCCGTCctaacctctcctctcctccttctgtccTCCCAGTTCATCGTGGTGTTTGTGGTGAAGGTGCTGAAGATGAAGGAGGTGAACGACGTCCGGGAgtacgaggaggtggagggggtgaaggCGGCCGCGGCTGGGCTGGTCCCGGCCCACCAAGCCAACGACTCGGACCACCAGCACGACCACAGCGCCGTCCACGGGTGAGTCGCAGTGGAGGCCTTTAGAGGAGCCGGGATCTGATAGGAGGAGCTGTTTATCCCCAGCCACGAGCAAGtggacgctgtgtgtgtgtgtgtgtgtgtgtgtgtgtgtgtgtacgtgtgcttgtgcgtgtgcgtgcgtgcgctcgtgcgtgcgtgcgtgtgtgtttccgcTTGCATCAGGCCCATTCTGAGAGCCATTTAGACTCTGCCCTTAACGGCCTCGGGTCGTAAAGTGGAGCCCCTTAACGCATCTCGCTTGATGGGGCCAAACCAAACCCAAGGGTGCAAAGGAACCATTGCAGGAAGGGAACGCCCCCGTTCGACTGGAAGGGGCAGGAATACGACGGCTAGCGTCTTGCTAAGCATGGCGGTTGGTGGTTGAGATTGAGCTCGAGAGGCGGATTCAAAGTTTGCTCTGCACTGCTGTTGGTCGGTGTTGGGCAAGGAAGCGCGCACCATACTTAAAGAGGCGTTGCGTATCTCTCTGATTGGGCCGCTATCTTTGAAGCTCCGGTTGGATGCGTTGTTCTCTTATCTTCAATGAGATCAGTGGGATCGGCTGCCGGCCACGTGTCTCTGGATCATCCTCTGCTGATTACATCGCTCGCCCTCCACCACTGACATGCAGAAGCCCCTTTAGATACTGTTGGCTTCCCACGCATACAAACCATCACAtctcactgtgtgcgtgtgtgtgtgtgtgtgtgtgtgtgtgtgtgtgtgtgtgtgtgtgtgtgtgtactcacgcatgcgtgtgtctgctgTATTGTACCTGTTTATCAGAACAGACACGTTTGTTCAAACACTTTGTTTGCGGTCTTGTGAGATCCAGGCCTCTCACTATGAGTGTCACCACCTATCGCCAAAGTTGAACAGTCCCTTCTGGACCGTGATAGGCTGTCATAGGGAAACCCAGGTCAACAAGGTCAAGCCCGGTCAATGTTGACGATTCAAACTAAGCCCTGAAGCTTTTCCCAAATATAAATTGTTTTGCATATACAAATGTAGACAAACTCGAGTCAGGGGGAGGgtgcggggggggcgggggggggggggccttgatGTGGGGAAGGGCTGCTCCTCAGGCAGAGGTTATCGCGATGCACGCCAGCCCTGATTGGCCGATAGGATCAAAGTGCGTCCGTTTGCATGGAGATTCGATTAGGCGACGTGACCCAACCCTGCTCCTTATCAGCCCGCCCTTGTGCATGACTGACCTGCCCCAGAGCATCCGCTGACCGCCAGGGGGGCGGAGCTAGGGCTGAACCATTGATCTAGTTCAAACCGAAATCGCCATGTGAtgaacgctttttttttttttttactattttcttttacaattcaatagtaaAATAAGGATGTTATGATAccaattcatgcatcaattaatttcaacaaataggcctggcctaaaggaaagatcAGTTTATATGATGACTTCTTCcattgttgtgttgttcatactatagaatgaattattgcttgtttaggcaataatacagaacataaggaagaAAAATCGCATGCTAAATCGCAATCGCAGTTTTTGACTCTTTCATCCACGCCGTCCcctcgcgcccccccccccccccgccgtccaTACAGGAAGTCTGGGTGGAGGCGGCAGTGAGGCGTGCTGCAGCATGCAAACACCACTCACATGTAAAGCTTTGAGTGGAGG includes the following:
- the cers1 gene encoding LOW QUALITY PROTEIN: ceramide synthase 1 (The sequence of the model RefSeq protein was modified relative to this genomic sequence to represent the inferred CDS: inserted 2 bases in 1 codon; deleted 4 bases in 4 codons) gives rise to the protein MASHTVDDSTSAGAVEMDPMPGYVDLITKASTVMYGALRDCSACGLELSKRTLLDNAYITWNEIFLFCFCAFLWTQIRQGLTECLFKPLAERCKLQNKDAAKMPESAWKLVFYTMSWSYSTYLLFFTSYTFFYDPPSVFYDWKSGMSVPPDIAIAYLIQGSFYGHSIYATVYMDAWRKDSAVMVVHHVITLALISFSYALRYHNVGVLVLYPRIDIAXQLVFTKLNVYLKSRGGSYYLLNDILSNMGSVSFSITWFWFRLYWFPLKVLYATCVSSLQSVPHIPFYFFFNALLLALLLMNIYWFLFIVVFVVKVLKMKEVNDVREYEEVEGVKAAAAGLVPAHQANDSDHQHDHSAVHGKHVQNGVSKDKHL